One Neoarius graeffei isolate fNeoGra1 chromosome 16, fNeoGra1.pri, whole genome shotgun sequence DNA segment encodes these proteins:
- the evx1 gene encoding homeobox even-skipped homolog protein 1, whose product MESRKDGLMRTEGAHTGTLGSDFSEVAGDHPEKVARRNCITPDCFPFSRDRVHETREEAQSGTCKEMRRTSKPGAQDQDLPKKEASSSDAESDFYDGTDASCTPERMDYHNAPGRESPSPSTESAVDGGKMNTCPGGLSYGSDQMRRYRTAFTREQIARLEKEFYRENYVSRPRRCELAAALNLPETTIKVWFQNRRMKDKRQRLAMTWPHPADPAFYSYMVSHAGNLPYSFSSHLPVAYYSPLSGVTGGSATTSGAPAFTNPLRSLDTFRLLSHPYPRPELLCAFRHPSLYASAGHVLGPGGSSCSCLACQSNGTAQRSPTNADVTCSPTSRDDAFFMFSPAFLSKSPSVSADQREQVPLTR is encoded by the exons ATGGAAAGTAGAAAGGACGGGTTGATGAGGACCGAGGGTGCTCACACTGGCACACTGGGCTCTGATTTCTCCGAAGTTGCTGGCGACCATCCAGAAAAGGTGGCTCGCCGAAACTGCATTACCCCTGACTGTTTTCCGTTTTCCCGGGACCGAGTACACGAGACGAGGGAGGAAGCGCAGAGCGGCACTTGTAAGGAAATGAGACGCACAAGTAAGCCGGGTGCGCAGGACCAAGATCTCCCGAAGAAAGAAGCAAGCAGCTCCGACGCAGAATCAGACTTCTATGACGGGACTGATGCGAGCTGCACCCCTGAACGTATGGATTACCACAATGCCCCAG GACGTGAGTCCCCGAGTCCCAGTACAGAGAGCGCAGTGGACGGTGGGAAGATGAACACATGCCCCGGGGGCCTTTCATACGGCTCGGATCAGATGCGACGCTACCGCACAGCTTTCACGAGGGAGCAGATAGCTCGACTTGAAAAGGAGTTTTACAGGGAGAATTACGTGTCCCGTCCACGCAGATGTGAACTGGCGGCCGCCCTAAATCTGCCAGAAACGACCATCAAG GTCTGGTTCCAGAACCGGCGCATGAAGGACAAGAGGCAGCGGCTGGCGATGACTTGGCCTCACCCAGCCGACCCCGCCTTTTACAGCTACATGGTGAGCCACGCGGGGAACCTGCCGTATTCGTTTTCGTCCCATCTCCCCGTGGCCTACTACTCACCTCTGAGCGGCGTGACCGGGGGTTCGGCCACCACATCTGGAGCACCTGCTTTTACTAATCCTTTGCGCTCATTGGACACTTTCAGGCTTCTTTCTCATCCATATCCGCGTCCCGAGCTGCTCTGTGCGTTCCGACACCCGTCGCTTTACGCAAGTGCAGGTCACGTCCTCGGTCCCGGAGGGAGCTCTTGCTCGTGCCTCGCTTGTCAATCAAACGGGACTGCGCAGAGGTCACCGACAAACGCAGACGTCACATGCTCACCCACTAGCAGAGATGATGCTTTCTTTATGTTCTCGCCAGCCTTTCTCAGCAAGTCGCCGTCTGTTTCTGCTGATCAGAGGGAGCAAGTACCGTTGACCAGATAA